The proteins below are encoded in one region of Gemmatimonadota bacterium:
- a CDS encoding NUDIX domain-containing protein, with amino-acid sequence MTAETDNQHVHIGAYALCRDPSNRLLLVRATAGLEDGGLWTMPGGGIEWGEHPDAALCRELEEETGLVDIKAYHVASVYSHAYEGRTDWQGDPVHHIGIVYEVELATFDLRPEREGSTDHCEWLTESRVRELPLGPLAEFAVKLAWPTK; translated from the coding sequence ATGACCGCCGAAACCGATAATCAGCACGTTCACATCGGCGCCTACGCGCTGTGCCGCGACCCCTCGAATCGCCTGCTCCTGGTTCGCGCGACGGCCGGTCTCGAGGACGGAGGCCTGTGGACGATGCCCGGCGGCGGAATCGAATGGGGAGAGCATCCGGATGCCGCGTTGTGCCGTGAGCTGGAGGAGGAGACGGGACTCGTAGACATCAAGGCGTACCACGTGGCCTCCGTGTATTCGCATGCTTACGAAGGTCGGACGGACTGGCAGGGCGATCCGGTACATCACATCGGGATCGTCTACGAGGTTGAGCTAGCGACGTTCGACTTGAGACCCGAAAGGGAAGGATCGACCGATCACTGTGAGTGGCTGACCGAAAGCCGGGTACGGGAGCTGCCTCTAGGACCGCTAGCCGAGTTCGCGGTCAAGCTGGCATGGCCAACAAAATAG
- a CDS encoding prolyl oligopeptidase family serine peptidase, which produces MLLIVRPSDAQSEDRQVAKRLAPTNGEQIEMQYLLYLPPAYDETEDKWPLLLFLHGAGERGDDLELVKVHGPPKMIAEGEDFPFVVISPQCPEGVWWSIETLHALINEVVATHRIDTSRIYVTGLSMGGYGSWGLAYTYPDLFAAAVPICGGGEPEKAPLMKEIPTWVFHGAKDEAVPLERSQEMVDALDEAGGNVRFTVYPEAGHVGAWENAYGDPELWEWLVSQRRSR; this is translated from the coding sequence ATGCTTCTGATTGTCCGCCCCAGCGATGCCCAGTCCGAAGATAGACAGGTTGCGAAACGTCTGGCGCCTACAAACGGAGAGCAAATCGAGATGCAATACCTGCTTTATCTGCCACCAGCATACGACGAAACCGAAGACAAATGGCCATTGCTCCTCTTCCTGCACGGTGCCGGCGAGCGAGGAGACGACCTTGAACTGGTGAAAGTCCACGGACCACCGAAGATGATCGCGGAAGGGGAGGACTTCCCTTTCGTGGTCATATCACCCCAATGTCCTGAAGGCGTGTGGTGGTCCATCGAAACACTTCATGCACTGATTAACGAAGTCGTCGCAACCCACCGCATCGATACGTCCCGGATCTACGTGACCGGTCTCAGCATGGGCGGGTATGGGTCGTGGGGTCTGGCCTACACCTATCCTGACCTGTTCGCCGCAGCCGTTCCCATCTGTGGAGGCGGGGAGCCTGAGAAAGCACCGCTGATGAAAGAGATTCCGACCTGGGTATTCCACGGCGCGAAGGACGAAGCCGTGCCGCTCGAGCGATCACAGGAGATGGTCGATGCGCTTGACGAAGCCGGGGGCAATGTCCGCTTTACCGTGTACCCGGAAGCCGGACATGTCGGGGCATGGGAAAATGCGTACGGTGATCCCGAACTTTGGGAATGGTTGGTGAGCCAGCGGCGATCCAGATGA
- a CDS encoding aminotransferase class V-fold PLP-dependent enzyme gives MNGDGMTSETVSDRVEREHARYGAATQQDSGGPLPQPFPREIGPRAMDYLAEVVDSGLTCDMVGRFECAFAEANGVAHCIATPGCTPALAVLAAALDFEPGDEIIVSSVSDFGTVQGVISAGYIPVFADTAPGTINVSAETIETCISDRTRAILVVHLSGLICDMDAINDVAARHGLVVYEDACQAVFGRYKGRYAGTLATAGGFSFDAEKTMGSDVGGCILTDDDALAERARFIGQSRAGEMVEHFGRVHTANGFAHRMTQSTAALSLAQLEIIKPQVEKRDRMIRLLSVLLDEIPGITALPIPPETEVYSCWMAGFTIDPDRFRCDVEEFGAQVAAGGIPGASPMRYYLLPVALPFLNESAKHRRFPYSQPPASRTYRYDAENCPNAHGILERFIRWSSFCDKYEPRHCEQAAAIVRRVADKNRR, from the coding sequence ATGAATGGAGACGGCATGACGTCCGAAACAGTATCCGACCGGGTTGAGCGCGAGCACGCACGCTACGGAGCCGCCACCCAGCAGGATTCAGGCGGTCCCCTGCCACAGCCCTTTCCCCGCGAGATCGGTCCCCGCGCCATGGATTACCTGGCCGAAGTCGTCGATTCCGGACTGACCTGCGACATGGTGGGCCGGTTCGAGTGCGCCTTCGCCGAGGCCAACGGCGTCGCCCACTGCATCGCCACACCGGGATGTACGCCGGCCCTGGCCGTGCTGGCGGCGGCTTTAGACTTCGAACCGGGCGACGAGATCATCGTGAGCTCGGTCAGCGACTTCGGCACCGTGCAGGGAGTGATCAGTGCCGGCTACATCCCCGTGTTCGCCGACACCGCGCCCGGAACGATCAACGTGAGCGCCGAGACCATCGAGACGTGTATCTCCGATCGAACAAGGGCGATCCTCGTCGTGCACCTCAGCGGCCTGATCTGCGACATGGACGCCATCAACGACGTCGCCGCCCGCCACGGGTTGGTCGTCTACGAGGATGCCTGCCAGGCGGTCTTCGGCCGCTACAAGGGCCGCTATGCCGGCACCCTGGCGACGGCCGGGGGGTTTTCCTTCGACGCGGAGAAGACCATGGGCTCCGATGTGGGCGGCTGCATACTCACCGACGACGATGCGCTGGCCGAACGGGCACGGTTCATCGGCCAGAGCAGGGCCGGGGAAATGGTCGAGCACTTCGGGCGCGTGCACACCGCCAACGGATTCGCCCACCGCATGACCCAGTCCACCGCGGCGCTCAGCCTGGCCCAGCTGGAGATCATCAAGCCGCAGGTGGAGAAACGCGATCGCATGATCCGCCTGTTGAGCGTGCTCCTCGACGAGATTCCGGGCATTACGGCATTGCCGATCCCACCGGAGACCGAAGTATACTCCTGCTGGATGGCTGGATTCACCATCGACCCGGACCGGTTCCGATGCGACGTGGAGGAATTCGGGGCCCAGGTGGCGGCAGGCGGCATCCCGGGGGCGAGCCCGATGCGCTACTATCTGCTGCCAGTGGCCCTGCCCTTCCTGAACGAGTCGGCAAAGCACCGGCGTTTCCCCTATTCGCAGCCGCCGGCATCCCGCACATACCGCTATGACGCGGAAAACTGTCCGAACGCCCACGGGATACTGGAACGCTTCATCCGCTGGAGCTCGTTCTGCGACAAGTACGAGCCCCGCCACTGCGAACAGGCGGCCGCGATCGTGCGCCGCGTTGCCGACAAGAACCGGCGATGA
- a CDS encoding tRNA-binding protein: MKPAPIKETISFEDFEKLDIRAGTITAVEDVAASNKLVKLTVDFGDHTRSILAGIKQERSDPKEIEGKQALFVVNLAERKMAGEVSQGMLFDIGYADEIKPCLLVPELPVPDGARAG, from the coding sequence ATGAAACCTGCTCCGATTAAAGAAACCATCTCTTTCGAGGATTTTGAGAAACTCGACATTCGCGCCGGTACGATCACCGCGGTCGAAGATGTGGCCGCATCGAACAAACTCGTGAAGCTGACAGTCGACTTCGGAGACCATACCCGGTCGATCCTTGCAGGAATCAAGCAGGAACGGTCGGACCCGAAGGAAATCGAAGGCAAGCAAGCCCTCTTCGTGGTGAACCTGGCCGAGAGGAAGATGGCCGGTGAAGTCTCCCAGGGCATGCTCTTCGACATAGGGTATGCGGACGAGATTAAACCATGCCTGTTGGTACCCGAATTACCTGTGCCGGACGGCGCAAGGGCGGGTTAA
- a CDS encoding cysteine hydrolase family protein has product MSENDGPAMDEHAGDHAVEKTLQLDARYYRSVPTDRAGYEEVTLLLPVEKTALIGLHCWNIGCPDGPPTDANYCVGMGWPQPTVEAARIMAEVIRPAMDLARSVGMAVCHVETDWMDRKYPHIESRRSDGPASVHPVRRELFERAHGVDYMERSPLAEMRRAEIVSPVGDEPLVFYSDTLDEFLRGRGIETLIYMGFATDMCLLGAEGGARHMLARGYRCVVIRDGTVGVESPDTFPQRLATNYGLHIFEWTLGHGCTFAQFQQAVKQVQDDRSN; this is encoded by the coding sequence ATGAGTGAAAACGACGGACCGGCGATGGATGAACACGCAGGAGATCACGCCGTGGAGAAAACGCTCCAACTCGACGCCCGCTACTACCGTTCTGTGCCGACGGACCGTGCGGGATACGAGGAAGTCACCCTTTTACTGCCCGTCGAAAAGACTGCCCTGATCGGCCTCCACTGCTGGAACATCGGCTGTCCCGACGGTCCGCCTACGGACGCTAACTATTGCGTGGGTATGGGCTGGCCCCAGCCGACGGTGGAGGCCGCCCGCATCATGGCCGAAGTCATCCGGCCGGCCATGGACCTGGCCCGTTCGGTCGGGATGGCGGTCTGCCACGTCGAGACGGACTGGATGGACCGGAAGTACCCCCACATCGAGTCACGGCGGTCGGACGGGCCGGCATCCGTTCACCCGGTCAGGCGGGAGCTGTTCGAACGGGCCCACGGTGTCGACTACATGGAGCGCTCACCCCTGGCGGAAATGCGGCGTGCCGAAATCGTCTCTCCGGTTGGAGACGAGCCCCTCGTCTTCTACTCCGACACGCTGGACGAATTCCTGCGCGGACGCGGCATCGAGACGCTCATCTACATGGGGTTCGCGACCGACATGTGCCTACTCGGCGCCGAAGGCGGCGCCCGGCACATGCTCGCGCGCGGATACCGCTGCGTAGTGATCCGGGACGGAACCGTCGGCGTCGAGTCGCCGGACACCTTCCCCCAACGACTCGCGACGAACTATGGGCTCCACATCTTCGAGTGGACCCTCGGCCACGGCTGCACCTTTGCGCAGTTCCAGCAGGCTGTAAAGCAAGTCCAGGACGATCGGTCCAACTGA
- a CDS encoding polysaccharide deacetylase family protein — MSLSICPWKYGKRWVYSITYDEALADLHRFAIPMHEEYGIPGHVEVVVGQLGEIRNIGNSSFNGYRHMNADELHDLLARGWGVGNHSWSHEIITPEMVDKEIGHAKLVLEEAVGESIILYCSPGDNTNMADHVLEACRRYGYLGAMSLTDALNLPGDELFWINRTPLHDHYYPPFYSAYDPFRNIRQAQEVQGWLIDYCHCPLETAVHPNKDCSEAQLRQRLETVLAEGGDAVWCAVPEEALSYHLVRRHARVETVEDGEAGNGGTDSWHTGAQRYHIGLLELPERVPYRSLTMEAGVPPAWCRDPRVVVDGVQLSAEVVRPGVLRFTTPVHDGTVVELCEPPRP, encoded by the coding sequence ATGAGCCTGAGCATCTGTCCCTGGAAGTACGGCAAGCGCTGGGTTTACTCGATCACCTACGACGAGGCCCTTGCCGACCTGCATCGATTCGCCATTCCCATGCACGAGGAGTACGGCATCCCCGGCCACGTCGAGGTCGTCGTCGGCCAGTTGGGCGAGATCCGGAACATCGGCAATTCCAGTTTCAACGGCTATCGCCATATGAACGCGGATGAACTGCACGACCTGCTCGCCCGCGGCTGGGGCGTGGGCAATCATTCGTGGAGCCATGAGATCATCACGCCCGAGATGGTGGATAAGGAGATTGGCCACGCCAAGCTGGTGCTGGAGGAAGCCGTCGGTGAGTCGATCATCCTCTACTGCTCGCCCGGGGACAACACCAACATGGCCGACCACGTCCTCGAAGCCTGCCGCCGCTACGGCTATCTGGGCGCCATGAGCCTGACGGACGCGCTCAATCTACCCGGAGACGAGCTTTTCTGGATCAACCGCACTCCACTGCACGACCACTACTACCCGCCCTTTTACAGTGCTTACGATCCATTCCGGAACATCCGCCAGGCACAGGAAGTGCAGGGCTGGCTCATCGACTACTGTCACTGCCCTTTGGAAACGGCCGTCCATCCCAACAAGGACTGCTCCGAAGCCCAACTCAGGCAACGCCTTGAAACGGTCCTGGCCGAGGGAGGTGACGCGGTTTGGTGTGCAGTGCCCGAAGAAGCCCTCAGTTATCACCTGGTGCGGCGTCACGCGCGGGTCGAGACGGTGGAAGACGGCGAGGCTGGGAATGGCGGCACCGACTCCTGGCACACCGGAGCACAACGCTACCACATAGGCCTGCTGGAACTGCCCGAACGTGTTCCATACCGCAGTCTGACCATGGAAGCCGGTGTCCCGCCAGCCTGGTGCCGTGATCCACGCGTCGTGGTGGACGGCGTGCAACTGTCAGCAGAAGTCGTGCGGCCCGGTGTGCTGCGTTTCACGACGCCAGTGCACGACGGAACCGTGGTCGAGTTGTGCGAACCGCCGAGACCCTGA
- a CDS encoding FtsX-like permease family protein → MFKHYFIIAVRNLTRYKSYALNNILGLTIGFACALSILLYVQNELSYDRYHENADRIYRIVEGSDVKTQPLLGPALKEEFPEVERFLRIQGTAGIWLMAYGDKVFYETDVAWADETLFELFSFPLLRGNPETALKDPFSVVITRSTARKMFGPEDPMGQIIVADNGFANLRVTGVMEDMPDNSHFKMDYFVSLSTSPHVGNPRALIRWSVRYFYTYLLLTEGHPGALLEDKLPAFVDKHMGSFLASTGGSFEPYLQRLTDIHLHSHLENELGVNGDSTYVAILLVVAGFVIVLTCVNFTNLSTARASVRVREVGFRKVAGAQRWELIQQSIGETMLQAFCASFLAVIIVWLILPKFNDLSGKQLALVMLDDPAWFASWLGLTVLVGLLAGLYPAVFTSAIKPTGMLTGNQPVHRRQDYLRKGLVTVQCTISVALIVGTLVLHQQLSFLRNVKLGFEKEQVMVIPSGIRDIEESFPVLKQALLQHPGVLNMTDASSMPGVAGSQGFIRSMTAEVFEGAGTHRIDLGYIETGSDFVETLGIELLAGRSFYTGEQSNSDLGKVILNETATRALGWVTPEEAIGRQVMLNNEYRVDVVGVMKDFHVKSLHQPIRPLALLHYTYGTTFFAVKLSPDDLENTLDNIRDTWASILPAFPLRYSFVSDDFDRLYQADRHFGQVCGIFTSIAAFIALQGLVGLASFGVGQRIKEVSIRKVLGASVSQVLVLLSREFVVLIVIANAIGWMLAYYGLSFWLQQFAYRVDISVDTFVMVGVLSLAVVLVVLGYRVIRTVTSNLADVLRKG, encoded by the coding sequence ATGTTCAAACACTACTTTATCATAGCCGTCCGGAATCTAACCAGGTACAAGAGCTACGCGCTGAACAATATCCTGGGTTTGACCATCGGGTTCGCCTGCGCCCTATCGATCCTCCTCTACGTCCAGAACGAGTTGAGTTACGACCGCTACCACGAGAACGCGGACCGTATCTACCGGATCGTCGAAGGAAGCGACGTCAAGACGCAGCCCCTGCTCGGTCCGGCGCTGAAGGAGGAATTCCCGGAAGTCGAACGCTTTCTGCGCATACAGGGTACCGCCGGCATTTGGCTCATGGCTTACGGGGACAAGGTATTCTATGAAACCGACGTCGCCTGGGCCGACGAGACCCTTTTCGAGCTGTTCTCGTTTCCGCTGCTCAGGGGCAACCCCGAAACCGCCCTGAAAGATCCTTTTTCCGTGGTCATAACCCGGTCGACCGCCCGGAAGATGTTCGGGCCCGAAGACCCCATGGGGCAAATCATTGTCGCGGATAACGGTTTCGCCAATCTGCGCGTCACCGGTGTCATGGAGGATATGCCGGACAACTCCCATTTCAAAATGGATTACTTCGTGTCCCTGTCTACCAGTCCGCACGTAGGCAATCCGAGGGCGCTGATCCGCTGGAGCGTGCGATATTTCTACACCTATCTATTGCTGACCGAAGGTCACCCGGGAGCGCTGCTCGAGGACAAGCTTCCCGCGTTCGTGGACAAGCATATGGGCAGTTTTCTGGCGTCTACAGGGGGCAGCTTCGAACCGTATCTGCAGCGGCTTACCGACATCCACCTGCATTCTCACCTGGAAAACGAATTGGGCGTCAACGGTGACAGCACCTACGTCGCTATCCTGCTGGTCGTCGCGGGATTCGTCATCGTGTTGACCTGCGTGAATTTCACCAATCTTTCGACCGCGCGCGCCAGCGTGCGCGTCAGGGAAGTGGGGTTTCGCAAAGTGGCTGGCGCGCAGAGGTGGGAGCTGATCCAGCAGTCCATCGGCGAAACGATGCTGCAGGCCTTTTGCGCCTCATTCTTGGCGGTGATCATCGTATGGCTGATCCTTCCCAAGTTCAACGACCTGTCCGGCAAACAGCTTGCATTGGTGATGCTGGATGATCCCGCCTGGTTCGCTTCCTGGTTGGGGTTGACCGTACTCGTGGGCTTGCTTGCCGGCCTCTATCCCGCGGTATTCACTTCGGCTATAAAACCGACCGGCATGCTGACTGGAAACCAGCCGGTTCATCGCCGGCAGGACTACCTGCGAAAGGGTCTGGTCACGGTACAGTGCACGATCTCCGTCGCCCTGATCGTCGGCACCCTGGTGCTGCACCAGCAGCTGAGCTTCTTGCGAAACGTCAAACTTGGATTCGAGAAAGAGCAGGTAATGGTCATCCCCAGCGGTATTCGCGATATTGAAGAAAGCTTTCCCGTCTTGAAACAGGCGCTGCTGCAACATCCCGGCGTACTGAACATGACGGATGCCAGCTCGATGCCCGGCGTCGCCGGCAGTCAGGGGTTTATCCGTTCGATGACCGCGGAAGTCTTTGAGGGTGCCGGTACCCATCGGATCGACCTTGGATACATCGAAACCGGGTCGGATTTCGTCGAGACGCTGGGTATCGAGCTGCTTGCCGGCCGCAGCTTCTATACGGGCGAACAATCAAATTCGGATTTGGGGAAAGTGATTTTAAATGAAACGGCAACCAGGGCACTGGGATGGGTCACGCCGGAAGAAGCGATAGGCAGGCAGGTCATGCTGAATAATGAGTACAGAGTGGATGTGGTCGGTGTAATGAAAGACTTTCACGTCAAATCGCTGCATCAACCGATCCGGCCGCTTGCGCTTCTCCATTATACGTACGGCACCACGTTTTTCGCGGTGAAGCTGAGTCCGGATGATCTTGAAAACACGTTAGACAACATCCGGGATACCTGGGCATCGATACTCCCAGCGTTCCCGTTACGGTATTCCTTCGTGTCGGACGATTTCGACCGGTTGTATCAAGCCGATCGCCACTTCGGGCAAGTGTGCGGGATCTTCACCAGTATCGCCGCGTTCATTGCCCTTCAGGGCCTGGTCGGCCTGGCCTCATTCGGCGTCGGACAGCGCATAAAGGAAGTCAGCATCCGAAAGGTCCTGGGCGCCTCGGTTTCCCAGGTCCTCGTCCTGCTGTCCAGGGAGTTCGTCGTGCTGATCGTCATCGCCAACGCCATAGGGTGGATGCTGGCGTACTACGGACTGAGTTTCTGGCTGCAGCAATTTGCCTATCGAGTCGATATCAGCGTCGACACCTTTGTGATGGTCGGTGTCCTTAGCCTGGCGGTGGTCCTGGTTGTGCTCGGCTACCGCGTCATAAGGACGGTCACGTCGAACCTGGCGGACGTACTGCGAAAAGGGTGA
- a CDS encoding GNAT family N-acetyltransferase — protein MADRKPGTGAASRTASRVRGQAGMANKIATGYLRWRVTLMIELRGKKVVLRTMERAHCRFLWENYEPVEPVPTEPVRPGLSVEGSEKWFEEIQEKQEKSQIYLGIFDDEGNIVGDIQLSGIDWRNRTASLGAGIALKKDRGKGYCTDAAVVMLRYGFEHLDLQRISAATMANNASAIRVLEKVGFVQEGREREAVYWSNQRWDRIVFGILKPEFEAIQS, from the coding sequence GTGGCTGACCGAAAGCCGGGTACGGGAGCTGCCTCTAGGACCGCTAGCCGAGTTCGCGGTCAAGCTGGCATGGCCAACAAAATAGCGACGGGTTATCTTAGATGGCGGGTTACTTTGATGATTGAATTGCGTGGTAAGAAAGTGGTGTTGCGGACCATGGAACGGGCGCATTGCCGCTTCCTGTGGGAAAACTACGAGCCCGTGGAACCCGTGCCGACTGAACCGGTCAGGCCGGGTCTCTCGGTCGAGGGATCGGAAAAATGGTTTGAGGAGATCCAGGAAAAACAGGAAAAGAGTCAAATCTACCTGGGTATCTTCGATGATGAAGGCAACATCGTTGGCGACATACAACTGTCCGGAATCGACTGGAGGAATCGCACCGCGAGCCTCGGTGCCGGCATTGCACTTAAAAAAGACCGGGGCAAGGGATACTGTACGGATGCCGCCGTCGTCATGCTTCGGTACGGATTTGAGCACCTGGACCTGCAAAGGATTTCGGCCGCGACAATGGCGAACAACGCAAGCGCCATCAGGGTGCTGGAGAAGGTCGGGTTTGTGCAGGAAGGACGGGAACGAGAGGCCGTGTACTGGTCCAATCAGCGCTGGGACAGGATTGTGTTCGGCATTTTGAAACCGGAATTCGAGGCCATTCAATCATGA
- a CDS encoding beta-lactamase family protein translates to MTSKSNKTLGQLVSLLEERIPRIMHEANVPGLSIALIQNGDTAWTQGFGVMNAESREPLSPGTVFEGCSLSKPVFAYAALKLCESGRMALDKPLSQYLSEPYVPDEPKVQMITMRQALAHTAGFPNWRPDCWDAEGWNPEGKPLQSFFEPGERFSYSGEGYMYVQRVFEHVTGQIGESYMQSELFKPAGMKYSTYLCTSDQVPGMATGHDEHGKPVKKQLYRSMCSAASLHSTPSDVARILCACMRPDPDASWHIDTKLAKEMTTAQVPVNDSASWHDNWPDVPIKDDPFVSWGLGWATQNHNGLKAIWHWGDNGPFKAFALGYPEEGTGIVAMANGSNGYKLWSALCSMALGGEYPCIDWLNRVVYS, encoded by the coding sequence GTGACGTCAAAATCCAATAAGACACTCGGCCAACTGGTGTCGCTTCTGGAAGAACGCATCCCTCGGATAATGCACGAAGCCAATGTTCCAGGGCTCTCGATCGCGTTGATACAAAATGGGGACACCGCATGGACGCAAGGCTTCGGCGTAATGAACGCGGAATCACGTGAGCCACTAAGTCCGGGAACTGTTTTCGAAGGCTGTTCATTGAGCAAGCCAGTTTTCGCCTATGCTGCACTTAAACTATGCGAATCGGGACGAATGGCACTGGACAAACCACTTTCCCAGTACCTGTCCGAGCCCTATGTTCCCGATGAGCCCAAGGTTCAGATGATTACGATGCGGCAAGCCCTCGCACATACAGCCGGTTTCCCTAACTGGCGTCCGGACTGCTGGGATGCGGAAGGATGGAATCCTGAAGGCAAACCACTGCAATCTTTTTTCGAACCTGGCGAGCGTTTCAGTTATTCCGGTGAAGGATACATGTACGTGCAGCGTGTGTTTGAGCATGTAACTGGACAGATTGGTGAATCTTACATGCAGTCTGAGTTGTTTAAGCCGGCAGGAATGAAGTACAGCACGTATCTATGTACATCGGATCAGGTGCCTGGCATGGCAACCGGACACGATGAACACGGGAAACCGGTAAAAAAGCAGTTGTACCGGTCCATGTGTTCCGCCGCCAGCCTTCATTCGACGCCTTCGGACGTCGCAAGAATCTTGTGTGCATGTATGCGTCCGGACCCTGACGCTTCGTGGCATATCGATACCAAGTTGGCGAAGGAAATGACCACCGCACAGGTCCCGGTAAACGATTCTGCTTCATGGCATGACAATTGGCCAGATGTCCCGATAAAGGATGATCCGTTTGTTTCGTGGGGACTTGGCTGGGCCACCCAAAACCATAATGGGCTGAAAGCTATCTGGCATTGGGGTGACAACGGTCCCTTCAAGGCATTTGCTTTAGGATATCCTGAAGAGGGGACAGGTATAGTGGCCATGGCCAATGGATCGAACGGTTACAAACTCTGGTCCGCGTTGTGCAGTATGGCATTGGGCGGCGAGTACCCCTGTATCGACTGGCTGAATAGGGTGGTGTATAGCTGA
- a CDS encoding LD-carboxypeptidase: MDESITAARNLGFELVVGKYAREKVGYFAGTNEQRAADLMAMFQDDTIEAIWCIHSGIGAERLFPWLDFGIIRKNPKLLIGHSNIDQLHFMLHRHAFPWSVCFHNLTIFRHHKPDEMEREMDCFYRIIRGHGRPWDFPLEGLNPPVEPLVPGRIRAPITGGIDINFTLGTPWEVDFEEKIVVLDLADRNMLWSACLTQLNYANKLREAAGFIIVAQTARGEVPEWGNVMETGLVNDKQTLRSFLDEFIVPLNKPTLMNVPMEHSNGALPIPYGAEVELDADEKRITVLEDIVQRSS, translated from the coding sequence ATGGATGAGAGCATCACCGCCGCACGAAACCTGGGCTTCGAGCTTGTTGTCGGCAAATATGCTCGCGAAAAGGTAGGGTATTTCGCGGGAACTAACGAACAACGTGCGGCCGATCTCATGGCCATGTTCCAGGACGACACGATTGAGGCAATCTGGTGTATACACAGCGGCATAGGCGCCGAACGGCTGTTCCCCTGGTTGGATTTCGGGATTATCAGGAAGAACCCAAAACTACTCATCGGTCACAGCAATATCGATCAACTTCATTTCATGCTTCACAGACACGCCTTTCCGTGGAGCGTTTGCTTTCATAATCTCACGATTTTTCGTCACCATAAACCAGATGAGATGGAGCGGGAGATGGACTGCTTTTACAGAATCATTCGGGGCCATGGCCGTCCGTGGGATTTTCCGCTCGAGGGCCTCAACCCACCAGTAGAACCATTAGTGCCGGGCCGTATACGGGCTCCGATTACTGGAGGAATTGATATCAACTTCACGCTGGGTACGCCCTGGGAGGTTGATTTTGAAGAGAAAATAGTTGTACTTGATCTGGCTGACAGGAACATGCTGTGGTCTGCTTGCCTCACGCAGTTGAATTATGCGAACAAACTTCGCGAGGCCGCGGGGTTTATCATCGTGGCTCAAACTGCTCGGGGAGAGGTGCCCGAGTGGGGTAACGTAATGGAAACGGGTCTGGTAAACGACAAACAAACCTTGAGAAGCTTCCTGGACGAGTTCATCGTGCCATTGAACAAGCCGACGCTAATGAACGTTCCCATGGAGCACTCGAATGGGGCTTTACCCATTCCCTATGGGGCCGAAGTTGAATTGGATGCCGACGAGAAGCGCATCACGGTGCTCGAAGACATTGTTCAGCGCAGTTCCTGA
- a CDS encoding adenine phosphoribosyltransferase, with translation MKWDYYRPHIDRRVPGNKVDLTPLCNEPEVRRNLILDLARPFRNVDLDKVASPESLGFILGSAVAQRLNRGFIPFRKGGELPVHRQHRSRISFIDYTNRKKTLEVNRDLIKPGERILIVDDVIDTGAQVKAMIKLIERLKGKVVGVSVLVADRSRKTEHLIDKYKVHAIHMALVCE, from the coding sequence ATGAAATGGGACTATTACCGCCCTCACATAGACCGGAGAGTTCCCGGCAACAAAGTAGACCTGACGCCCCTGTGTAACGAACCGGAAGTCCGCAGGAACCTGATTCTCGATCTCGCTCGACCGTTCCGCAACGTCGACCTGGACAAGGTGGCGAGTCCGGAATCGCTGGGATTCATCCTGGGCAGCGCGGTAGCCCAGCGGCTGAACCGGGGCTTCATTCCTTTCCGAAAAGGAGGGGAACTTCCCGTCCATCGTCAGCACAGGTCGAGGATCTCATTCATAGACTACACGAATAGAAAGAAGACCCTGGAGGTGAATAGAGACCTGATTAAACCCGGCGAACGCATCCTGATCGTGGACGATGTGATCGACACCGGTGCCCAGGTCAAGGCCATGATCAAGCTGATCGAACGTCTAAAGGGTAAAGTAGTGGGTGTTTCGGTGCTTGTTGCGGACCGAAGCCGGAAGACGGAACATCTGATCGACAAGTACAAGGTGCATGCCATTCATATGGCGCTAGTATGTGAGTAA